The window TAATAAGGTTAAGCTTGGGGGAGACGTCATTTATCACCCCAGCTGTTGCGGATTGGCTCCATATTCTTACAGAGAATTCCGCTATCGGCCGGCCGGGTGATTACCGACCCCTCATTCTGGATAATAAAGGGCGGCTCTACCTTTACCGTTACTGGGATTATGTAATATTCAAGTGCTCTCAAAGTAATCAGCCAATATCTTTGCGTGGTCGAACATGAGCGGTTGCGGCAGATTTTCTTTGGTAAAGACGCCGATCTCCTCTGCATCGTCGGCGGCAATGGGCGTGCCAGTGGATCTGGCGATGAAAACGGTCGTGATGGTGTGGTGACGGGGGTCGCGGGTGGGGTCAGAGTAGGTGTGCAACTGCCGGACGAGTTTCACCGAAAGGCCCGTTTCTTCTTTTGCCTCCCGGCGGGCGGCCGCTTCCAGTGCCTCTCCGTAGTCAACGAAGCCGCCCGGGAGGGCCCAGCCACGGGGGGAGTTTTTCCGTTTGATCAAGACGATGCCCCGCTTTTCTATCTCAATGATAATGTCCACCGTAGGCAGCGGGTTCAAATACTCCTCCTGTTCCGCGCCGCAAGCCGGACAGCGTTTCTTGATTTTGATGGTCGCCTTTCTCCTTGTCTTGAGGTCGTTCTGCCTGACGGCACGGGGTGGTAAACAGTAACGAGTGATGTGAGGGCGGGGCAGATGG is drawn from Deltaproteobacteria bacterium and contains these coding sequences:
- a CDS encoding NUDIX hydrolase; the encoded protein is MNPLPTVDIIIEIEKRGIVLIKRKNSPRGWALPGGFVDYGEALEAAARREAKEETGLSVKLVRQLHTYSDPTRDPRHHTITTVFIARSTGTPIAADDAEEIGVFTKENLPQPLMFDHAKILADYFEST